The proteins below are encoded in one region of Knoellia sp. S7-12:
- a CDS encoding MFS transporter produces MSPTFTSFTERNYRIYYAGSFVSNIGTWMGRVAQDWLVLTELTDHSSQALGIVTGLQFLPFLVLAPWAGAIADRYPKRQILLVTQALLLVSSLVLAALVLTDTATLWQVYAIALVQGVITAVDNPARQSFVSEMVPRDKLANAVALNSASFNGGRLIGPGLAGLMIATVGTGWTLLVNVLTFVFVLAALSRLRVSELVPSPLTRGKGAIRDGIRYVRNRPDLKLVMLLVFVLGTFGMNFQVTTALMATLEFDKGPTEYGILGSIMAVGSLTAALLSARRGEPRLRVLLLALAGFTVSTAAAALAPTYELFALALIPVGLSALTALTTANAMVQLRTDPLVRGRVMALYMAIFMGGTPIGAPLIGWIGEVWGPRWTIAIGPIAIGSTLVVVLWWLARRENVRVSYESQRSPRITIETLPAVRDIVTEPAPEAAR; encoded by the coding sequence ATGAGTCCGACCTTCACCTCTTTCACCGAACGCAACTACCGGATCTACTACGCCGGATCCTTCGTCTCCAACATCGGCACATGGATGGGCCGGGTCGCCCAGGACTGGCTCGTCCTGACCGAGCTGACCGATCACTCGAGCCAGGCGCTCGGCATCGTCACTGGTCTCCAGTTCCTTCCATTCCTCGTCCTCGCCCCCTGGGCGGGTGCGATCGCCGACCGCTACCCCAAGCGTCAGATCCTCCTCGTCACCCAGGCACTACTCCTCGTCAGCAGCCTCGTGCTCGCCGCGCTCGTCCTCACGGACACCGCGACCCTGTGGCAGGTCTACGCGATCGCCCTCGTGCAGGGCGTCATCACTGCCGTCGACAACCCGGCCCGACAGTCCTTCGTCTCCGAGATGGTCCCGCGCGACAAGTTGGCCAACGCGGTCGCGCTCAACAGCGCCTCCTTCAACGGTGGCCGGCTCATCGGCCCCGGCCTCGCCGGCCTGATGATCGCGACCGTGGGCACCGGCTGGACTCTGCTCGTCAACGTGTTGACCTTTGTCTTCGTCCTCGCGGCGCTGTCGAGGTTGCGGGTCAGTGAGCTCGTGCCGTCGCCCCTCACGCGCGGAAAGGGCGCCATCCGGGACGGCATCCGCTACGTCCGGAACCGCCCGGACCTCAAGTTGGTCATGCTCCTCGTCTTCGTGCTGGGCACCTTCGGGATGAACTTCCAGGTGACCACGGCGCTCATGGCGACCCTGGAGTTCGACAAGGGCCCCACCGAGTACGGCATCCTCGGCTCGATCATGGCGGTCGGCTCGCTCACGGCGGCCCTGCTCAGCGCGCGTCGAGGCGAACCGCGGCTGCGCGTCCTGCTCCTCGCGCTCGCGGGCTTCACGGTGTCGACAGCGGCAGCTGCCCTGGCCCCCACCTACGAACTGTTTGCGCTCGCCCTCATTCCTGTCGGGCTGTCCGCCCTGACTGCGCTCACCACGGCCAACGCCATGGTGCAGCTGCGCACCGACCCGCTCGTGCGCGGTCGGGTCATGGCGCTCTACATGGCGATTTTCATGGGCGGCACGCCGATCGGGGCGCCCCTCATCGGTTGGATCGGGGAGGTCTGGGGTCCGCGCTGGACCATCGCCATCGGACCGATCGCCATCGGCAGCACGCTGGTCGTTGTCCTGTGGTGGCTGGCCCGCAGGGAGAATGTCCGGGTGAGCTACGAGTCGCAGCGGTCCCCGCGCATCACCATCGAGACGCTCCCGGCAGTGCGGGACATCGTCACCGAGCCCGCCCCTGAGGCTGCCCGATGA
- a CDS encoding MFS transporter — protein sequence MSATTDRPKVSLRQFWADLPTPGRWLLSTVAIQTLGRGLTLPFTVIYINEVRGIGLGTAGTLLALIAVVALVVTGPGGSLTDRIGARRMLIAGTTAQLVGCTVLAFATTVPMFVVGFVLLGFNFGVSWPAFNALIASVVSGPLRQQYFGVNFALVNLGIGLGGVVGGLFVDVNEPMTFTYIFLADALSMLVPIGLLMGPLRHVHGRAKRPEGAPTVGYLSLLRRPPVLWLTFVTFLCTFIGYGQIESGFPAFSRQVGEVSTRTIGLAFAINTLVIVAMQFTVLKYVTGRRRTRVLLVMVAVWIASWIILSAAGISPSSLGAMVAVVGFMAVFGFGEIFMQIAIPAITNDMADDHIRGRANAVNAGAFQGGAILGPIVSGLLLEHDLSGVFITAMLAGLVVMAVAIFSLERQLTPLENGVTSG from the coding sequence GTGAGTGCGACGACCGATCGACCCAAAGTGAGCCTGCGACAGTTCTGGGCGGACCTGCCGACCCCCGGCCGTTGGTTGCTCTCGACGGTCGCGATCCAGACGCTCGGACGCGGTCTGACACTGCCCTTCACCGTCATCTACATCAACGAGGTGCGCGGCATCGGCCTCGGGACCGCCGGCACCCTGCTCGCCCTCATCGCCGTCGTCGCGCTCGTCGTCACCGGTCCCGGCGGCTCCCTCACCGACCGCATCGGCGCGCGCCGCATGCTCATCGCCGGCACGACAGCCCAGCTCGTCGGGTGCACGGTCCTGGCCTTCGCCACAACGGTGCCGATGTTCGTCGTCGGCTTCGTGCTGCTCGGATTCAACTTCGGTGTCTCGTGGCCGGCGTTCAACGCGCTCATCGCATCGGTGGTGTCCGGGCCTCTGCGCCAGCAGTACTTCGGGGTCAACTTCGCCCTCGTCAACCTCGGCATCGGCCTCGGTGGAGTTGTCGGCGGACTCTTCGTCGATGTCAACGAGCCGATGACGTTCACCTACATCTTCCTCGCCGACGCGCTCAGCATGCTTGTCCCGATCGGCCTCCTGATGGGCCCGCTGCGTCACGTGCACGGTCGGGCGAAGCGACCCGAGGGGGCGCCGACAGTCGGCTACCTCAGCCTGCTGCGCCGCCCACCCGTGCTGTGGCTGACCTTCGTCACGTTCCTCTGCACCTTCATCGGCTACGGACAGATCGAGTCGGGGTTCCCGGCGTTCTCACGTCAGGTCGGCGAGGTGTCGACCCGCACCATCGGACTGGCGTTCGCCATCAACACCCTCGTCATCGTCGCGATGCAGTTCACCGTCCTCAAGTACGTCACGGGTCGACGCCGCACGCGCGTCCTGCTCGTCATGGTCGCCGTGTGGATCGCCTCGTGGATCATCCTGTCGGCGGCCGGCATCAGCCCCTCCTCGCTCGGCGCCATGGTCGCCGTCGTGGGGTTCATGGCGGTCTTCGGCTTCGGCGAGATCTTCATGCAGATCGCGATCCCCGCCATCACCAACGACATGGCCGACGATCACATCCGGGGTCGGGCCAACGCGGTGAATGCCGGGGCCTTCCAGGGTGGTGCGATCCTGGGCCCGATCGTGTCGGGGCTGTTGCTCGAGCACGACCTCTCGGGAGTGTTCATCACCGCGATGCTGGCCGGGCTCGTGGTCATGGCCGTGGCGATCTTCTCCCTGGAGCGGCAACTCACCCCGCTCGAGAACGGCGTCACCTCGGGCTGA
- a CDS encoding MarR family transcriptional regulator has protein sequence MSEQPPTYAALRPAAVSSLAGELRLACMRISRRVRYESTDAVAPHHFSVMCRLEEAPRTPGELAEIERVSAPSMTRTVGGLAELGFVQRAQHPTDKRQVIVTLTPEARRVLKEIRRKRDAWMSVRVSHLEPEEQAILQRATVILTRVAAE, from the coding sequence ATGAGTGAACAACCGCCTACGTATGCCGCCCTGCGGCCCGCCGCGGTGTCTTCCCTCGCCGGTGAGCTCCGGTTGGCCTGCATGCGGATCTCGCGCCGTGTCCGATACGAGAGCACGGACGCCGTTGCGCCACACCACTTCTCCGTCATGTGCCGCCTCGAGGAGGCGCCTCGCACCCCCGGCGAGCTGGCCGAGATCGAGCGGGTCAGTGCGCCAAGCATGACCCGCACGGTGGGTGGTCTTGCCGAGCTCGGTTTCGTCCAGCGCGCTCAGCACCCCACGGACAAACGTCAGGTCATTGTGACCCTCACCCCCGAGGCCCGCCGGGTCCTCAAGGAGATTCGCCGCAAGCGGGATGCCTGGATGTCGGTCCGCGTGTCCCATCTGGAACCCGAGGAGCAGGCCATCCTGCAGCGGGCCACCGTGATCCTCACCCGGGTGGCGGCCGAATGA
- a CDS encoding citrate synthase 2 yields MTPQAQTQQPAAAQPATADPDFRPGLEGVIAFQSTIAEPDKEGGALRYRGVDIKDLVGRVSFGQVWGLLVDNEFDPGLPPAEPFPLPVHTGDIRVDVQSSLAQLAPVWGFKPLLDIDATEARDNLARASVMALSFIGQSAHGQSSPMVPQSRVDEGRTIVERFMIRWRGEPDPKHVEAIDAYFISAAEHGMNASTFTARVIASTGADVAACMSGAIGALSGPLHGGAPSRAQHMIEGVERTGDATAYVKDVLDRGDRLMGFGHRVYRAYDPRAAVLRDTCKRLGAPRYEVAVELEKAAIAALAERHPERVMETNVDYWAAVLLDFAKVPGDMMTPLFVAARTAGWAAHILEQKETGRLIRPSSRYVGEATRGIESVKGYRAS; encoded by the coding sequence GTGACACCGCAGGCCCAGACCCAACAGCCCGCCGCTGCCCAGCCCGCCACCGCGGATCCTGACTTCCGGCCGGGCCTCGAAGGCGTCATCGCGTTCCAGTCGACCATCGCTGAACCCGACAAAGAAGGTGGCGCGCTGCGATATCGCGGCGTCGACATCAAGGACCTCGTCGGACGCGTGAGCTTCGGCCAGGTGTGGGGGCTCCTCGTCGACAACGAGTTCGACCCCGGCCTGCCGCCGGCCGAGCCGTTCCCGCTTCCGGTCCACACCGGCGACATCCGCGTGGACGTGCAGTCCTCTCTCGCCCAGCTCGCGCCGGTCTGGGGCTTCAAGCCGCTGCTCGACATCGACGCGACCGAGGCCCGTGACAACCTTGCTCGCGCCTCGGTCATGGCGTTGTCGTTCATCGGCCAGTCCGCGCACGGCCAGTCGTCGCCGATGGTTCCGCAGAGCCGGGTCGACGAGGGCAGGACCATCGTCGAGCGCTTCATGATCCGGTGGCGCGGCGAGCCCGACCCCAAGCACGTCGAGGCCATCGACGCCTACTTCATCTCCGCGGCCGAGCACGGCATGAACGCCTCGACCTTCACCGCACGCGTCATCGCCTCGACCGGCGCCGACGTCGCGGCCTGCATGTCCGGCGCGATCGGCGCCCTGTCGGGGCCGCTGCACGGCGGTGCCCCCTCGCGAGCCCAGCACATGATCGAGGGTGTCGAACGCACGGGTGACGCCACGGCATACGTCAAGGATGTTCTTGACCGTGGCGACCGCCTCATGGGTTTCGGCCACCGCGTCTATCGCGCCTACGACCCGCGCGCCGCTGTCCTGCGCGACACCTGCAAGCGACTCGGCGCCCCCCGCTATGAGGTCGCCGTCGAGCTCGAGAAGGCGGCCATCGCGGCCCTCGCGGAGCGCCACCCCGAGCGGGTCATGGAGACCAATGTCGACTACTGGGCGGCCGTGCTCCTCGACTTCGCCAAGGTCCCCGGCGACATGATGACCCCGCTGTTCGTCGCCGCACGTACGGCTGGCTGGGCGGCGCACATCCTCGAGCAGAAGGAGACCGGGCGGCTCATCCGCCCGAGTTCTCGCTACGTCGGTGAAGCCACCCGCGGCATCGAGTCGGTCAAGGGCTACCGCGCGAGCTGA
- the serC gene encoding phosphoserine transaminase codes for MTDAAITIPQDLLPTDGRFGSGPSKVRPEQVEFLASLGSTVLGTSHRQAPVKNLVKSVRSGLADLFSVPEGYEVILGNGGSTAFWDIAAFGLVRERAQHLAFGEFSSKFGAVTSNAPFLGESSIIKSDPGTRPVAVAEDGIDVYAWAHNETSTGVMTDVRRVEGAADDALVLIDATSGAGGLPVDVAETDVYYFGPQKCFAADGGLWLALFSPAALARVDEITASGRWVPDFFSLPTAIDNSRKDQTYNTPAVGTLALLDNQVQWLNAQGGLDWATARTKDSSDRLYTWAESVDYASPYVADPAARSQVVTTIDFDDTVDASVIAATLRAHGVVDVEPYRKLGRNQLRVATFPAVDPEDVSKLIASIEHVVAAL; via the coding sequence GTGACTGACGCTGCGATCACCATCCCCCAAGACCTCCTTCCCACCGACGGCCGCTTCGGCTCCGGACCCTCCAAGGTCCGCCCCGAGCAGGTCGAGTTCCTCGCCTCTCTCGGCTCCACCGTCCTCGGCACCTCCCACCGCCAGGCCCCCGTCAAGAACCTCGTGAAGTCGGTGCGCAGCGGCCTCGCCGACCTGTTCTCGGTTCCCGAGGGCTACGAGGTCATCCTCGGCAACGGTGGCTCGACCGCGTTCTGGGACATCGCCGCCTTCGGCCTCGTCCGCGAGCGCGCTCAGCACCTCGCGTTCGGTGAGTTCTCGAGCAAGTTCGGTGCGGTGACGTCCAACGCACCGTTCCTCGGTGAGTCCTCGATCATCAAGAGCGACCCGGGCACCCGCCCTGTGGCTGTGGCTGAGGACGGCATTGACGTCTACGCCTGGGCCCACAACGAGACGAGCACCGGTGTCATGACCGACGTGCGCCGCGTCGAGGGTGCAGCCGACGACGCGCTCGTCCTCATCGACGCCACCTCCGGGGCCGGCGGCCTGCCCGTCGACGTCGCCGAGACAGACGTCTACTACTTCGGCCCGCAGAAGTGCTTCGCCGCCGACGGTGGCCTCTGGCTCGCGCTCTTCTCCCCCGCGGCACTCGCTCGCGTGGACGAGATCACTGCTTCCGGTCGCTGGGTCCCCGACTTCTTCAGCCTCCCGACGGCCATCGACAACAGCCGCAAGGACCAGACCTACAACACCCCGGCCGTCGGCACGCTCGCGCTGCTCGACAACCAGGTGCAGTGGCTCAACGCTCAGGGCGGCCTCGACTGGGCCACGGCTCGGACCAAGGACTCGTCCGACCGTCTCTACACGTGGGCCGAGTCGGTCGACTACGCCTCCCCCTACGTCGCCGACCCTGCAGCTCGCAGCCAGGTCGTCACGACGATCGACTTCGACGACACGGTCGACGCCTCGGTCATCGCCGCCACCCTGCGCGCGCACGGCGTCGTCGACGTCGAGCCCTACCGCAAGCTCGGCCGCAATCAGCTGCGGGTCGCGACCTTCCCGGCCGTCGACCCCGAGGACGTCAGCAAGCTCATCGCCTCGATCGAGCACGTGGTCGCCGCGCTCTGA
- a CDS encoding DUF2530 domain-containing protein: protein MSERDGAGERRVEVETLRALEVPTQRIIAIGLVLWAIALLVTLLVPALHTGSRDWWPWACVAGFVLGSIGLLYVRRGRGNAHDAG, encoded by the coding sequence ATGAGTGAGCGCGACGGCGCGGGCGAGCGCAGGGTCGAGGTGGAGACGCTGAGGGCGCTCGAGGTCCCGACCCAGCGGATCATCGCGATCGGCCTTGTTCTCTGGGCCATCGCGTTGCTCGTGACCTTGCTCGTGCCCGCGCTGCACACCGGGTCCCGGGACTGGTGGCCGTGGGCCTGTGTGGCCGGGTTCGTGCTCGGCTCGATCGGGTTGCTCTATGTCCGTCGTGGCCGCGGCAACGCCCACGACGCCGGCTGA
- a CDS encoding NCS2 family permease, which yields MPTATTADPQSTGSSTIDRYFKISERGSTISREVRGGVVTFFTMAYIVVLNPLILGFAPDVNGDFLGGGPGDGSNLPAIAAGTALVAGLLTILMGVVANFPLALATGLGLNAFVAFAVASQMTWADAMGLVVLEGIIILVLVLTGFRQAVFHAVPKQLKVAISVGIGLFIALIGFVDAGFVRRTGQGPVPVQLGVDGFLGGWPTFVFVTGLIALIVLWVRKVRGAILIAIVGTTILAIAIEAIAKIGPMVLPDNKVNPTGWGLVVPTPPDKVIGSPDLATVGQFSLLGSFQSVGIVAAALLIFTLMLADFFDTMGTMTAIGHEADLLDENGLPPNTDRILVVDSLAAAAGGAAGVSSNTSYIESASGVGEGARTGLASVVTGLLFLASMVFAPLVQVIPSEAAVPALVLVGFLMMQQVKEIDWDDVEIALPAFLTIVLMPFTYSITAGIGAGFVAYVLIKVVRGKSSAIHPLMWLVAGLFVLYFAIDPIKTALGV from the coding sequence ATGCCGACTGCCACCACAGCCGACCCGCAGAGCACGGGGTCCTCCACCATCGACCGCTACTTCAAGATCAGCGAGCGCGGCTCGACGATCAGCCGGGAGGTGCGTGGCGGGGTCGTCACGTTCTTCACGATGGCCTACATCGTTGTGCTCAACCCGCTCATCCTCGGCTTCGCGCCGGACGTCAACGGGGACTTCCTCGGCGGCGGTCCCGGCGACGGCTCGAACCTGCCGGCCATCGCCGCCGGCACCGCGCTCGTGGCGGGACTCCTCACGATCCTCATGGGGGTCGTGGCGAACTTCCCGCTCGCGCTGGCGACCGGGCTCGGACTCAACGCCTTCGTCGCCTTCGCCGTCGCCTCGCAGATGACCTGGGCCGACGCCATGGGGCTCGTCGTGCTCGAGGGCATCATCATCCTCGTGCTGGTCCTCACCGGCTTCCGGCAGGCGGTCTTCCACGCCGTGCCCAAGCAGCTCAAGGTCGCGATCTCGGTCGGGATCGGCCTGTTCATCGCCCTCATCGGCTTCGTCGACGCTGGCTTCGTGCGCCGCACGGGACAGGGGCCGGTGCCGGTCCAGCTCGGCGTCGACGGCTTCCTCGGCGGGTGGCCGACGTTTGTCTTCGTCACGGGCCTCATCGCCCTCATCGTGTTGTGGGTGCGCAAGGTCCGCGGCGCGATCCTCATCGCCATCGTCGGCACGACCATCCTCGCGATCGCCATCGAGGCCATCGCCAAGATCGGACCGATGGTTCTCCCCGATAACAAGGTCAACCCCACCGGCTGGGGCCTCGTCGTGCCCACGCCGCCTGACAAGGTCATCGGCTCCCCCGACCTCGCGACGGTCGGACAGTTCTCGTTGCTCGGCTCGTTCCAGTCCGTTGGCATCGTCGCGGCCGCCCTGCTCATCTTCACGCTCATGCTCGCCGACTTCTTCGACACCATGGGCACGATGACCGCGATCGGTCACGAGGCCGACCTGCTCGACGAGAACGGTCTGCCGCCCAACACCGACCGCATCCTCGTCGTCGACTCCCTGGCCGCCGCTGCGGGTGGCGCCGCTGGAGTCTCGTCGAACACGAGCTACATCGAGTCCGCGTCGGGTGTCGGCGAGGGTGCGCGCACGGGTCTGGCCTCCGTCGTCACCGGGCTGCTCTTCCTCGCGTCGATGGTCTTCGCACCCCTCGTCCAGGTCATCCCGTCCGAGGCCGCGGTTCCGGCCCTCGTGCTCGTCGGCTTCCTGATGATGCAGCAGGTCAAGGAGATCGACTGGGACGACGTCGAGATCGCCCTCCCGGCGTTCCTCACGATCGTGCTCATGCCGTTCACCTACTCGATCACGGCAGGCATCGGCGCCGGCTTCGTCGCCTACGTCCTCATCAAGGTGGTGCGCGGCAAGAGCTCAGCCATCCACCCGCTCATGTGGCTTGTCGCCGGACTCTTCGTCCTGTACTTCGCCATCGACCCCATCAAGACGGCCCTCGGCGTCTGA
- a CDS encoding aldose 1-epimerase family protein, translating to MSSHETAPTGEQWRLTAGADEITVVEVGGGLRTWTRDGVDILAGYESDGPCTSARGQQLIPWPNRIRDGRYTFGGVERQLALTEVDLGNASHGLVRWAPWRLVERTDTSITVGHRLFPLPGWEWHLESTTTYAVAPDGLTVTTCVTNVGEGTAPFGYGAHPYIAIGDTPVGDVEITVPAANYIEVDERLLPIRTSPVEGEVTDLRERKAIGTHRVNTAYTDLDVVDGRWTVTIATPGRPVVDVWADALSLPWAQVFSGKAEADQAGEHGIAVEPMSCPADAFNSGDSLLELAPGQTWQGTWGISPR from the coding sequence ATGAGCTCACACGAGACCGCACCCACCGGCGAGCAGTGGCGGCTCACGGCCGGCGCCGACGAAATCACCGTCGTCGAGGTCGGAGGCGGACTCCGCACCTGGACTCGTGACGGAGTGGACATCCTCGCGGGGTACGAGAGCGATGGCCCCTGCACGAGCGCGCGCGGCCAGCAGCTCATCCCGTGGCCGAACAGGATCCGCGACGGCCGCTACACCTTTGGCGGCGTGGAGCGTCAGCTGGCGCTCACCGAGGTCGACCTCGGCAACGCGAGCCACGGCCTCGTCCGCTGGGCCCCGTGGCGGCTCGTGGAGCGCACTGACACCTCGATCACGGTGGGTCACCGACTCTTCCCGTTGCCGGGATGGGAATGGCACCTCGAGTCGACCACGACGTATGCCGTGGCGCCCGACGGTCTGACCGTCACGACCTGCGTGACGAACGTCGGAGAGGGCACGGCGCCATTCGGTTATGGCGCCCACCCCTACATCGCCATCGGTGACACTCCCGTGGGCGACGTCGAGATCACGGTGCCGGCCGCGAACTACATCGAGGTCGACGAGCGCCTCCTCCCGATCCGGACGAGCCCTGTGGAGGGCGAGGTCACCGACCTCCGTGAGCGGAAGGCGATCGGGACGCATCGCGTGAACACGGCATACACGGATCTTGACGTCGTTGACGGGCGCTGGACCGTCACCATCGCAACGCCCGGCCGCCCGGTCGTCGACGTGTGGGCCGACGCCCTGTCGCTCCCGTGGGCGCAGGTCTTCTCGGGCAAGGCAGAGGCCGACCAGGCCGGCGAGCACGGCATCGCGGTCGAGCCGATGAGCTGCCCGGCCGATGCCTTCAACTCGGGCGACTCGCTGCTCGAGCTCGCGCCGGGTCAGACGTGGCAGGGGACATGGGGCATCAGCCCGAGGTGA
- a CDS encoding cold shock domain-containing protein: MPTGKVKFYDSEKGFGFVSTDDPTEGGDVFVPSSALPEGVTALKNGARIEFGIVEGRRGAQALSVRLLEPAASVAVNRKVRDRKPSEDMVVIVEDVITLLDSVQSSLRRGHYPDKDHGSKVAQVLRAVADDLEI, encoded by the coding sequence GTGCCGACTGGCAAGGTGAAGTTCTACGACTCCGAGAAGGGCTTCGGATTCGTGTCCACCGACGATCCCACCGAGGGCGGCGACGTCTTCGTGCCCTCAAGCGCGCTCCCCGAGGGTGTGACCGCGCTCAAGAACGGTGCTCGCATCGAGTTCGGGATCGTCGAAGGTCGACGCGGCGCGCAGGCACTGTCCGTGCGACTGCTCGAGCCCGCAGCGAGCGTCGCCGTGAACCGCAAGGTGCGAGATCGCAAGCCCTCCGAGGACATGGTCGTCATCGTCGAGGACGTCATCACCCTCCTGGACTCGGTCCAGAGTTCGCTGCGCCGCGGTCACTACCCGGACAAGGACCACGGTTCCAAGGTCGCCCAGGTGCTGCGCGCAGTCGCTGACGACCTCGAGATCTGA
- a CDS encoding DUF3027 domain-containing protein gives MPAVKPDATLRAAVDLAREAAESIAESGTVGEHLAMEMVEDRLATHYFACTAGAYPGWRWAITVARVPRSKTVTVCEANLVPGDGALLSPEWLPYADRLAPGDVGPGDVTPKIDDDPLLVAGFEATGDQDVDQAAQWELGLGRPRVLSAEGREVAAQRWYDGDHGPNAPVAQKAPAPCSSCGFFVPMAGALRDFFGVCASAWSPSDGRVVSLDHGCGAHSEVDMQGPEPEVIAPIVLDDNALERV, from the coding sequence ATGCCCGCCGTCAAGCCCGACGCCACCCTGCGCGCAGCCGTCGACCTCGCCCGCGAGGCCGCCGAGTCGATCGCGGAGTCGGGGACGGTCGGTGAGCACCTCGCCATGGAGATGGTCGAGGACCGCCTCGCCACTCACTATTTTGCGTGCACCGCTGGCGCCTACCCCGGCTGGCGCTGGGCGATCACCGTCGCGCGGGTGCCGCGCTCCAAGACCGTCACCGTCTGCGAGGCCAACCTCGTCCCCGGTGACGGTGCGCTGTTGTCACCGGAGTGGCTTCCGTATGCCGACCGGCTGGCTCCCGGAGACGTCGGACCTGGCGATGTCACCCCCAAGATCGACGACGACCCGCTGCTCGTGGCCGGCTTCGAGGCCACGGGCGACCAGGACGTGGATCAGGCAGCCCAGTGGGAGCTCGGCCTCGGTCGCCCCCGCGTCCTGTCCGCTGAAGGTCGCGAGGTCGCTGCCCAGCGTTGGTACGACGGCGACCACGGCCCCAACGCCCCGGTCGCCCAGAAGGCTCCGGCTCCGTGTTCCTCGTGTGGCTTCTTCGTGCCGATGGCAGGTGCCCTGCGGGATTTTTTCGGCGTGTGCGCCAGCGCCTGGTCACCTTCCGACGGTCGCGTCGTAAGCCTTGACCACGGGTGCGGTGCACACTCCGAGGTGGACATGCAGGGCCCCGAGCCCGAGGTGATCGCGCCGATCGTGCTCGACGACAACGCGCTTGAGCGGGTCTGA